AAAACAAGCATTAAAGTTGCACATAAAGGTCCAGCTTCATGAAAGAAAGTGGACATTATTGTTTCCAGCTGATGTTTTATCAACCCAAATAATTATTAAGATCCTATAAACATATCTCagtgaagaaaaaaaatgctaaaattactATCTTCAAGATTTGTTGATCCTAAACCTGCCCTGGTACTTCCTTCAGAATGATAAAACAATGTCGTAATGTGAAGTCATTTGTGGAAGTACAAAAATATGCAGACCTGATGTCTCCTGACAATTCATACCTAGGAGCTGAAAATGACTGGAATATGTTATcattctagaagaaattgcaaaattGTATCATTCACATGTACCTGTAATATGTGAGCAAGCGCAAGCTGGAACTTCTCCAATGGAAGGTCCACAAGCCGAGGAAAAACAGGTAACACCTGATAAAAGTTAATGAATACAGCCAACTTGAATAACGTTACTTTTGCAAGAAAATTAAGTTATTTAGCAGAGAGTACGAGCCATTTCATGGATGTGCAATGTGAAGTCACATCAGCACCACTAGTCTTTATATTTCAAATGCAATGAACATACAATCATGCTAATAAGcaaaggaagaaaaaagaaacgGAAAATTCTAAACAAACCTCATTTTTGGAAAGAGAAGATAACATTGGAATAAGGATGGTGGCATCCAGCAAGTAATCAGTCACAAAGGTTCATATGGCAGAAAAAAGATCATAATAGactgcaaaaggaaaaaaaacatagGAGCCGTAATGTTAGGGAAAAATGACCTTCAGCTTAGTTTCATACAAATGCTTCACAGTAGCTACTAAATCAGGAGAAGGAATTGTTTCTTGAGTCAGTATTTGCAGCACCTTACCAGGAAACAGAACTGCTATCAGTGTTATTCAACAATAAACAGACAAAATAAACTTCTAATGTAAACTAGATTTTCAAAATGGAAATGGAACTGGAGCCTACCAATGTCAAAAGATTTTCACTTCCTTGTGGTGGGTCAGATATTAGTTGGAGCAACTGAGAGCAAGACTGACCTAAGGCTCTAATTACAATAGGGATATGACGATGAAACACCTGCATCAGCGGCAAATAGAATACAAATCAAGAAACCAGTAACAGTTTATGATTAAATGAAGTAACAAATAGGTTGCAATGGAGGTTCATTTATTCAACCAGAAGTAATTTTCTTGATCAAGAAAGGATCACATTTCCAAGTTTAAATAGAGCAGGTGGCCAATCCAGCATCTGGCAGAATCTTAAGTTTTCTCATGTAACTACACAATATCTAAGTTCAGAATAAAAGCCAGTCACTGATTCTCGTGACATTCCAGACTAGTATTCAGAGAAAAGATAATGACATATCCAGCCTACAGTTTCACTAGAATGAGATTCTATTCAACATGGAGGTAAGTTGACTTCAGCCAAGGACCACGAACATTGAACTTCAAGGTAGCTAGACCTAATTCAATTCAGTCCTGATTTACAACCAAGAAGTCAACTTAAAAAGAATACTTGTTAGACAGCAGACAAACCAAGACCGTGGTTTTCTTTCAATGAGATCAAACCTCCTTGGATTTAGAACTTAATCTTACCTACAAGCACTTTAATCTCACATTTGTATAAGACACGCTCCATGGCCAAACTCAAACTTTCAAATCAACCTAACTGCTGCAAGCTCAGAAAGATCCAATGTAAAAATTACTAGAGGCCAGGAAATTACTAGAACTATGGGGcctttaattaaattgaaaaattaagttCTGGACTTTGGAAGTGCTGTATTTATATTACAAACCTGTTTGGTATATAAGTAAAAATTAAGTACCAAAATATAACCATATTATTAACGGTAaatcttgaattttgaaaattattcatttcataattttaatcttattaatattattaatagaatatttctcatattttgtaaaagaaagaaagaaagaaagaaagagataaTATATGTCAAaatcaagtaaaataaaaatgaaaaagcatTTTTCACAATAAGTGATAAGTAACTCTCGGCTAATTATCCTATTCAACACTCGtttgttgaaaattttgtatCATGTAAAATTTAATATGAGGCTAATTATCCTATTCAACACTAGtttgttgaaaattttgtatcatgtaaaaattaatatgaattattaaaCACATTGAAAAATATAATGTTGAAAATTTCAATGATTTACCAAACATACCCTAAGTCACATACAAACTATGTCACTTTCAGGAAACACATGCTACTCTATTACTTTCACTGAGcctataaaaagttataaaccATGCACTATGAAGCTACATCAACCTGTCACACACCAGAAAACAGATTATAAGGACAAACAGCATGGTCTAATTTGGTAGTAATAATTATATAATGAGTACTATAAAAACAGAAAAGAGATACCTGCTTTACAGTTTTTGGTGCTCGCCCATAAACATCAAATAAGAATTGAAGAAGACTAGGCTTctgaaaccaaaaagaaaaaagaccaTTAACCGTAAGACACATGCCAAAAATAAGCATTAAAAGACAGCAATAGTCAAGAGAGGCAAACCTTTGTGCATAAAGCAAAAAACAGAGATGAGTCTTTGAGCTTCAGCAAATGACACTACTGAAGCACTATTAGTTGTCGACTCTGCAATCATGGAGTCAATTTCGGAAACTCTGGGCTCTTGAAGTTGGCTGCCAGTAGTGGATGTATCTCCACTTCCCACCTGAGAAGAATTTTGGGCAAGAAAATacaaatttgaaacaaatttaaTACTAGCAAAAGGTCTAGATTTTTATGAAGCAGTACATGCAGAAATGTGTAGGTTGTGTTACTTGGTGATATATGCTATAAATAATGGTTCACGTTCTCAGGGCAAGGCATGCAAAAAAGAACTCACAAAATAGAACTTGACCGCATAACACAAaaagtgtatgaaaattttaaacatacaCAAAGTACCTTGTGAATAAACAACAGAAATTGCTAATAAATTATATGCACCAAACACCAAGAAGATACTAATCCAACTTTATCTCACATCCTATGATGGTGAAATTTATAAAAGACACCGGTTAAATGTTGAAATTCGGCACACTTGGAAAAGCAAACAAGGAGCTTATAGAATTTCTCCCTAACCTTCATTTCACCTCTTTCATCAGCGGACCCAGAATGCAAAAACTCTGCACCTGCAGCATGCCGATCAACAGCAGAGAGCAACATATTTGTTGCAAATTGCTCAATTTCTCCAGATATGTAGTCCAGCTGATAAAGTTTTTTTGCTACCTGTGCAGTATAAACTTAGAAAATTGAGAAAGGACGGATTTTTGCTTCAGCAGAAATCTTGAAACACTAGATAGCAGAAGCACAGGACATTGTAAAGGGGCAAGTTCTATACCAGCTGGATGGCTTTGCCTCGAATGTCATATTGAGAATTAACGGTCGTATGCAAGTCAGTatacccacacggcctagcacattggcgtgtcacttggccgtgtgacccaactcagagagttacacagccacGGGCACGTACACAGGTTGGGACACgattgtgtgtccctatttcaaatgtctGCACAgactaagacacgggcgtgtctcttggccgtgtgaatcacCGGTCTGGCCACATGGCagtgtgacccctgcagctttgaaaatttttaatattttttgaaaaattctataaGTACTCTATCTAGTCCCTACTTGTTTCTAATGCGCATTTTGAGCCCCAAGAGCTCGTATAAtagacaatatgtttgatttcaattggtttctgacatgaatgttatatgatatgaaatgtctatttatttgatctgtaaacttcggtaatgatCCATAACCTTGTTCttgtgacggatacgggttagagtattacatgataaatgataaaactaatatattttaattatattcttaatgcgtttttggatgattattatgcaaattagtgaatttaatgCTCTTAATCGCtttaatttatattcttatatttaagtgagcatttgggagcaaaagaagCGAAAATCGGAAAAAAATGGCAGATTTcaggagccacacgggctggacacaccTGCTTCCCAAACACGCAGAAAAACTCAATTTTCAGGTTTTTTGAGCattttaaagtctataaatattaaatagaagAAGAGATATGGCGGCCATcaaagaagatcgaagaaaacactcgaagaacaccattagAAGCCAACTTCggagcagatttccatcaagatcaaaaatctccttttaatttctgttgaaatttttatgagtttctttatatCTTGTAGTTATTTTGACTTTGATATGTTTTATTTCAGAATTAtaaactaattccctagatacctagggaagatgaaacatATGATGAAATCTATTAATTAATTTCtgttttacgcgataaatacttgattgttgttctcaattatgtatgcctatttcttattttgatatttttgggatattaattaatatttgatgTGTTTaatcagtggagcaaaagtctctatttaagagtagatttagCATAATTGAGTTGAGTTGCATGCatttaaattagtttaaaacACATAACTCCAATTTGTCAACTAAATAACAGGAATAACGGTAATAACTAATGCTTTTAATCCTCATGAATAAGATATCTTTACTCAACATAGTTATACTATTGTTCAATAACTGCATTTACTTTTGTCGTGAATTTTAGTTAATACTGAAAACACATAGCAGCAGGAATACAAGCATGACGGAAAATTAACGAGGGAGATGTATTAAAAGAAAGGACAATGAACTAAATctaattaaacatttttttatagtTACAAAGCAAAAGAGCAATGAGAAAAATTATTATACCTAAGAACTTGAGGAGCTGGCTGCAGTGTCCCGTCCGTTTTGAAGTACTGATGCTCCAATATAAACATATGGGATGTGAGATATCTTCAGCCAGTCCTCACCTTCTCCTTTCTTGCATCGTTTTTCAAGTTCAGGGCAATCTTGAATGGACAGGTGTTGAAGTCCACTCAGTTGCTCGATGCCTTCTGGAAGAGACTTTATATTTTGGCAGTCTGAAATTGCCAAAGATCTTAGAGAAATGAGGTCCTTTACCTTCGGCAGTGCCATGATCTTTGGACAGATACGGATTTCCAGATTTTGTAgcatcttcatatgttgaactccGTCTGGGAGAGATGCTAATTCCGGGCAACTTAAAATGGTCAAGCTCTTAAGCACCAAGAGATTTTGAAGGCCATCAGGTAGAGAAGCCAGATTCGAACAATACATAACTGTTAGGCGCTCAAGGGCCGTGGCATGCTGCATTCCTCTCGGCAAAGAAGTAAAGCCATTACAGTTTTCGAAAGAGAGGGATCGGAGAGAGCTCAATCTTTCTAAGCTTTGCTCTGGCAGAGTAACCAAAGAAGGGCACTCGATGATTTCCAAATTCTCTAGAGAGATGAGATTTGCTAATCCATGAGGCAAACTGTCTAGCATCGCACACCAACCAATTTTCAATGACTTCAAAGCTGTGACTCTCCCCAAATTAGCAGGCAATCTAGGAAGCATGGGACAAGAGATGACTGTCAAAGACACAAGAAGCAGACAGTTTTCTAGTAGTACTTTTGGCATGAAATCTAACTCACAGAAAGAGTCAATAACAAGAGTCAAAAGTGTTCTTAGATCTGCTGCAGATCTAAGTAACAATGGATTACAGTCCTTCAGCATTAAGTGTTGAAGAGTTGGAAACGACGGCATTGTCTTTAAGAGTGGACATTTCATGATGGATAGTCTCTTGAGGCAAGGAAAACCAAAGGATGGCATTGTTTTTAAGAGTGGACAATTCATGATGGATAGTTTCTTGAGGCAAGGGAAAGCTTCTGTTGAACCCATGCCTTCCCAAGTTCTTAGTTCAGGGAAGTCTTGAAGGGTAAGTTCATTCAATGATGGAAACGGACACATAGCTCCACTATAGAACTCATAATCGATTTTCACCACATTGTCCATCCCTTGGATGTTGAGACACTTGAGGAATGGAAGTTGGCCAAGCATGGGGAGAGTTTCAACAGTTTTGCAATTGATTAACTCGAGTACTGTCAAGTTGTGGATTGCATCGGACTCCATCCAGAAGGGGAATTCGCATCCCAAATATCCTTTTATTGACAACCTTCTTATATTCGGGCTTGGTTTAAGCCAGTTTATCAGTTGTTGAGAAAGAAGTTCTGATTGTCTTGTTTGTCTGGATGTGTTTTGATTTAACTTGCCCTCGCCGCCATCACCCCAAAATAGATCCAATGTGCGAAGTTGCAAATGATTCAGAACCAAACAATGTTCAAATTCTTTGGCACCGCGTGGCATCCTAAATGATGGATCTCTACAATTCTGTTCAAATTCTTTGGCACCGTATGGCATCGTAAGTGATGGATCTGTACAATTCTCGAGGTACTTAATTTTCAACTCACCTTGAAGATTTTTTAGGTGACGAAGCAAACGTAGGTTCTTACTAGAAATAACTATTGGTAAAGTCCGAAGCCTCACCATAGACCACCAACAAGCAGGCAAGCTAGCAAGCCTTGTACAATCCTTTACGTTTAAATGCATCAGGTTTACTAACTTTACTATTTCTCCAGGTAACTCTAGCAGATTGGTGCATCCTGAGAGGTCAAGAGTTCGCAAATTGCACAGATGATCAATTGTCTCCGGTAATGTTTGGAGAGGAGTATTTGAGAGATCAAGATATCTCAAATATATCAGATCACCGATTGATCTGTGCAACTTTTCGATGCCACTTCCACTCAAATTCAGAATTTTAAGGTGCCTAAAACACTGGACTAGGTTTCTTTGGGCTTCCATTGATATATCTCCGGAAGCCAAGAAGTTGAGGGAACACAATTTATGTGCTTTGTATAAGGCTTTTGGTAGGAGACTAGACCTGTAATTATTCTCTACCAATGCGTATCGAGTTTCTGCAAGATTATGACCAGTAACCACTTGTGCCTGATCACTGTTTTCTATTGTCAGGAACTCTTTTCCAGCTATAAGTTTTGCAAGATCATATATCAAACTGGGTATTTTGAACTCCCCTGCATCACTACTGCTTGTGAGTTGGAAAAACGACATCTCCAGTAAATCATTAAAGCACTCATTGCCCATCTGCTCAAGCATGTGAGGATCATCACCAGCAGATTGAACTAAGCCCCCAGCAATCCACTGTTGGATTAACTTCTCTTTATTCAAATGATAATTTCTAGGATATATGGCACAGTATGCAAAGCATCGTTTTAAATTTGATGGCAAGTGATTGAAACTCAACCTCAGGACTGACAATATTCTGTTCTCACCTGTATCAAGGCTCCATAGATCACTCTCTTGCACACGCAACCATTCATCTTCCTCTCTTTTGGACCGTAACAAGCCACCAAGTACTTTAGCTGCTAAAGGCACGCCTTGGCACTTGTCTATAATCCGCAGACTAATAGGCAATAGGTTTGGAAAGTCATTTTCTTCTCCATATGCAAAAGCTTGCTGCTTAAAC
The genomic region above belongs to Gossypium hirsutum isolate 1008001.06 chromosome D05, Gossypium_hirsutum_v2.1, whole genome shotgun sequence and contains:
- the LOC107902605 gene encoding putative disease resistance protein RGA3, whose translation is MEVASLIVSPLLQVISEKLASYVNGVETPKVQKKNIKKLQDKLFIIQAVIQDAEERQLNDNRVKIWLSKLRDAVYDADDLLDEITTQPLLRRSLKKRVPSEYSPWNWKDPVKDQLRRIQSSISKETRRQVRITSFAIQSILSSFEMRGKLTDIIERLDDIEREMSTFSFKDVVAYKRSDTREKRETGPDVDESQVHGRADDVKKIVDLLLSSGADTWVIPIVGIGGIGKTTLAQLVYNDPRLDGHFDKKIWVSLYDSFSTKRLLTEILECLTEHRCESSHMGVLQSQLRDSLYGKRYLLVMDDVWGDDQEEWDKVRSLLRCGAEGSKIIVTTRTERVASIMSNAPSHLLEGLAKDACWTLFKQQAFAYGEENDFPNLLPISLRIIDKCQGVPLAAKVLGGLLRSKREEDEWLRVQESDLWSLDTGENRILSVLRLSFNHLPSNLKRCFAYCAIYPRNYHLNKEKLIQQWIAGGLVQSAGDDPHMLEQMGNECFNDLLEMSFFQLTSSSDAGEFKIPSLIYDLAKLIAGKEFLTIENSDQAQVVTGHNLAETRYALVENNYRSSLLPKALYKAHKLCSLNFLASGDISMEAQRNLVQCFRHLKILNLSGSGIEKLHRSIGDLIYLRYLDLSNTPLQTLPETIDHLCNLRTLDLSGCTNLLELPGEIVKLVNLMHLNVKDCTRLASLPACWWSMVRLRTLPIVISSKNLRLLRHLKNLQGELKIKYLENCTDPSLTMPYGAKEFEQNCRDPSFRMPRGAKEFEHCLVLNHLQLRTLDLFWGDGGEGKLNQNTSRQTRQSELLSQQLINWLKPSPNIRRLSIKGYLGCEFPFWMESDAIHNLTVLELINCKTVETLPMLGQLPFLKCLNIQGMDNVVKIDYEFYSGAMCPFPSLNELTLQDFPELRTWEGMGSTEAFPCLKKLSIMNCPLLKTMPSFGFPCLKRLSIMKCPLLKTMPSFPTLQHLMLKDCNPLLLRSAADLRTLLTLVIDSFCELDFMPKVLLENCLLLVSLTVISCPMLPRLPANLGRVTALKSLKIGWCAMLDSLPHGLANLISLENLEIIECPSLVTLPEQSLERLSSLRSLSFENCNGFTSLPRGMQHATALERLTVMYCSNLASLPDGLQNLLVLKSLTILSCPELASLPDGVQHMKMLQNLEIRICPKIMALPKVKDLISLRSLAISDCQNIKSLPEGIEQLSGLQHLSIQDCPELEKRCKKGEGEDWLKISHIPYVYIGASVLQNGRDTAASSSSS